A DNA window from Arachis duranensis cultivar V14167 chromosome 3, aradu.V14167.gnm2.J7QH, whole genome shotgun sequence contains the following coding sequences:
- the LOC107478353 gene encoding uncharacterized protein LOC107478353, whose amino-acid sequence MKALSVPLRRWHKQHFGDISERIKRFEEEFKKVDDMISSGRHDGTLEARRKALVRCYEKWYERQDVHWKQMSRSRHANKMDRNTRYFHNILARRGNNRIEYLVIHGRLVRNQARIKVAIRDFYKWLYHQEASPSVTFRDGLVNRLAREEVEVLEVIPSVEEVKEAVWDCESSKTPGSDRYNKNT is encoded by the coding sequence ATGAAAGCGCTATCTGTACCACTACGTAGATGGCATAAGCAGCATTTTGGGGATATATCGGAGAGGATAAAGAGGTTTGAGGAAGAATTTAAGAAGGTGGATGATATGATTAGTAGTGGACGGCATGATGGTACACTTGAGGCAAGGAGGAAGGCGTTAGTAAGGTGCTATGAGAAGTGGTATGAGAGACAGGATGTTCACTGGAAGCAAATGTCTAGATCTCGGCATGCTAATAAGATGGATAGAAACACAAGATACTTCCATAATATTTTGGCGAGAAGAGGAAATAACAGAATAGAGTATTTGGTAATTCATGGGAGGTTAGTGCGGAATCAAGCAAGGATCAAAGTTGCGATCCGGGACTTCTATAAATGGCTGTACCACCAAGAAGCTTCTCCAAGTGTGACCTTTAGGGATGGATTAGTTAATCGGCTAGCGAGGGAGGAAGTTGAAGTATTAGAGGTGATACCATCAGTAGAGGAAGTGAAAGAGGCAGTTTGGGATTGTGAATCTTCTAAGACTCCAGGGAGTGACAGATAcaacaaaaatacataa